The Micromonospora sp. NBC_00421 genome contains a region encoding:
- the tmk gene encoding dTMP kinase, giving the protein MLRIRPFRRLWIVLGAASFGDWLGLLATSVFAAAQVSGSTAQGAVFGGVIAIRLLPALVLGPVAGVLADRFDRRWTMVICDLLRFLLFASIPLVALLGVRGGVVVTWAAIATFLIESITLLWIPAKEAAVPNLIPRARLETANQLTLITTYGLTPVAAAIGLAVLDRSVRGVTGGEMPGWAEPAQLALWFNALSRLATALVVAFGIKEISQAQARERGERAEQGMFSQFTEGWKFIGQTPLVRGLVLGIFGAFAGGGIVIGTAKFFAASLGAGDAAFYMLFGAIFIGLAIGIGLGPMIVRDMSRRRWFGMSIVLASASVLVLAFAIHLSMAILGAIMVGAGAGMAFLAGTTLLGGEVADEVRGRVFAVVQIGTRLVLILAIALSSLLVGVGGSRQLTIADLGISVSSTRLLLLAAGLAGIFAGISAFGQMDDKKGVPVLADLWGSMRGRPLLPAEPFVSNGLFVVFEGGEGAGKSTQLEALAARLRAQARDVVVTREPGATVVGERIRALVLEDSGADAPSPRAEALLYAADRAHHVATVVRPALIRGAVVISDRYVDSSLAYQGAGRTLPVEEVSWLSSWATGGLKPDLVVLLDVDPRTGLSRVAARNQGADRLEAESVAFHERVRYAFLDLAANDPKRYLVLDAARPVEEIAGLVGRRVEEVLVDPAGIVHPRPAHGPDTSVQPELSDTELVGVEHRT; this is encoded by the coding sequence GTGCTGCGCATCCGGCCGTTCCGACGGCTCTGGATCGTGCTCGGCGCGGCGTCCTTCGGCGACTGGCTGGGCCTGCTCGCCACCTCGGTCTTCGCCGCCGCCCAGGTGTCCGGCAGCACCGCACAGGGTGCGGTGTTCGGTGGGGTGATCGCGATCCGGCTGCTCCCGGCGCTGGTGCTGGGGCCGGTGGCCGGCGTGCTCGCCGACCGCTTCGACAGGCGCTGGACGATGGTCATCTGCGACCTGCTCCGCTTCCTGCTCTTCGCCTCGATCCCGCTTGTCGCGCTGCTCGGCGTCCGCGGCGGAGTGGTGGTCACCTGGGCGGCGATCGCCACCTTCCTGATCGAGTCGATCACCCTGCTCTGGATTCCGGCCAAGGAGGCCGCGGTCCCCAACCTCATCCCGCGCGCCCGGCTGGAGACGGCCAACCAGCTCACCCTGATCACCACGTACGGCCTGACCCCGGTCGCCGCCGCGATCGGCCTGGCGGTGCTGGACCGCAGCGTGCGCGGGGTCACCGGCGGGGAGATGCCCGGCTGGGCCGAGCCGGCGCAGCTCGCCCTCTGGTTCAACGCCCTCTCCCGGCTGGCCACCGCGCTGGTGGTGGCCTTCGGCATCAAGGAGATCAGCCAGGCCCAGGCCCGGGAGCGGGGTGAGCGCGCCGAGCAGGGCATGTTCAGCCAGTTCACCGAGGGCTGGAAGTTCATCGGCCAGACCCCGCTGGTCCGGGGCCTGGTGCTGGGCATCTTCGGCGCGTTCGCCGGTGGCGGCATCGTGATCGGCACCGCCAAGTTCTTCGCCGCCTCCCTGGGCGCCGGTGACGCCGCCTTCTACATGCTGTTCGGCGCGATCTTCATCGGCCTGGCGATCGGCATCGGGCTCGGGCCGATGATCGTCCGGGACATGTCCCGCCGCCGCTGGTTCGGCATGAGCATCGTGCTGGCCAGCGCCTCCGTGCTGGTGCTGGCCTTCGCCATCCACCTGTCGATGGCCATCCTCGGCGCGATCATGGTAGGCGCGGGCGCCGGGATGGCCTTCCTCGCCGGCACCACGCTGCTCGGTGGCGAGGTCGCCGACGAGGTGCGCGGCCGGGTCTTCGCCGTGGTGCAGATCGGCACCCGGCTGGTGCTGATCCTGGCCATCGCGCTGAGCAGCCTGCTGGTCGGGGTCGGCGGCTCGCGCCAGCTCACCATCGCCGACCTCGGCATCTCGGTCTCCTCCACCCGCCTGCTGCTGCTCGCCGCCGGTCTGGCCGGCATCTTCGCCGGGATCAGCGCGTTCGGTCAGATGGACGACAAGAAGGGCGTGCCGGTCCTGGCCGACCTGTGGGGTTCGATGCGGGGCCGGCCACTGCTGCCGGCCGAGCCGTTCGTCTCCAACGGGCTCTTCGTGGTCTTCGAGGGCGGCGAGGGGGCCGGCAAGTCCACCCAGTTGGAGGCGCTCGCCGCCCGCCTGCGCGCGCAGGCCCGGGACGTGGTGGTGACCCGTGAACCGGGTGCCACAGTGGTGGGGGAGCGGATCCGTGCCCTGGTGCTTGAGGATTCCGGTGCCGACGCGCCGTCCCCGCGCGCCGAGGCGCTGCTGTACGCCGCCGACCGGGCCCACCACGTCGCCACCGTGGTCCGCCCCGCCCTGATCCGGGGCGCGGTGGTGATCAGCGACCGGTACGTCGACTCGTCCCTGGCCTACCAGGGCGCCGGCCGTACGCTGCCGGTCGAGGAGGTCTCCTGGCTCTCCTCGTGGGCCACCGGCGGGCTCAAGCCCGACCTGGTGGTGCTGCTCGACGTCGACCCGCGTACCGGCCTGTCCCGGGTGGCCGCCCGCAACCAGGGGGCCGACCGGCTGGAGGCCGAGTCCGTCGCCTTCCACGAGCGGGTCCGTTACGCCTTCCTCGACCTCGCGGCCAACGACCCGAAGCGCTACCTGGTGCTCGACGCCGCCCGACCGGTCGAGGAGATCGCCGGCCTGGTCGGCCGCCGGGTCGAGGAGGTCCTGGTGGACCCGGCCGGCATCGTGCACCCCCGCCCGGCGCACGGGCCGGACACCTCGGTCCAGCCCGAGTTATCCGACACGGAGCTGGTGGGCGTGGAGCACCGCACCTGA
- the topA gene encoding type I DNA topoisomerase has translation MPSRAGTTRLVIVESPAKAKTISGYLGPGYVVEASFGHVRDLPRNAADVPAKYKGEPWARLGVDVDNGFHALYVVSADRRQQINKLVKLAKEVDEIFLATDEDREGEAIAWHLVETLKPKVPVKRMVFHEITKPAIQAAVANPREIDRDLVDAQEARRILDRLYGYEVSPVLWKKVMPRLSAGRVQSVATRIVVERERQRMAFRTAEYWDILATLAVAKPGEGPRHFNATLVALNGDRIATGKDFEPTTGKVRPGAGVVHLDESGARGLAARLDGRPFTVTRVEEKPYRRRPYAPFITSTLQQEAARKMRFSSQQTMRTAQRLYENGYITYMRTDSVNLSETAIAAARRQIVELYGERSVPPEPRRYTGKVKNAQEAHEAIRPAGDNFRTPGDVAKELSGEEFKLYELIWRRTIASQMTDAVGSSVSVRIRAVSAAQEEADFGATGKTITDPGFLRAYVESSDDENAEAEDAERRLPTLVKDQPLTADELAAQGHHTQPPSRYTEASLVKSLEELGIGRPSTYASIMQTIQDRGYVTKRGQAMIPTFLAFAVIGLMERHYPRLIDYDFTASMENELDEIAGGDHAAVDFLTAFYFGSSNGTGDQAIAHAGGLKKLVTEDISEIDARSVNSIPLHTDDEGREVVVRVGRFGPYLQRSVPGEQPAPKVDGEEGGSQGDRAPIPEGLAPDELTPEKVHELFLGGGGERKLGDDPATGEPILLKSGRFGPYVASGERKSSLLRTQTPDSLTLDEALKLLSLPRVLGVAPDGGEVVANNGRYGPYVKRGDEFRSLDSEDKMFTVTLDEALALLAAPKTRQRRAAAPPLREMGVDPLTEKPLVIKDGRFGPYVTDGEFNASLRRGQTPEELTIAQASEMLAEKRAKGPAPKKAAAKKTAAKKAPAKKTTATKATAAKKTAAAKSTVAKKTATAKATTAKKAPAKKATPRKATTAAE, from the coding sequence GTGCCGAGCAGAGCTGGAACCACCCGTCTGGTCATCGTCGAGTCACCGGCGAAGGCCAAGACGATCTCGGGCTACCTCGGCCCGGGGTACGTCGTGGAGGCCAGCTTCGGCCACGTCCGGGACCTCCCCCGCAACGCCGCCGACGTGCCGGCCAAGTACAAGGGCGAGCCGTGGGCCCGGCTCGGGGTGGACGTCGACAACGGCTTCCACGCCCTCTACGTGGTCTCTGCCGACCGCAGGCAACAGATCAACAAGCTGGTGAAGCTGGCCAAGGAGGTCGACGAGATCTTCCTGGCCACCGACGAGGACCGCGAGGGCGAGGCAATCGCCTGGCACCTGGTGGAGACCCTCAAGCCCAAGGTGCCGGTCAAGCGGATGGTCTTCCACGAGATCACCAAGCCGGCCATCCAGGCCGCGGTGGCCAACCCCCGGGAGATCGACAGGGATCTGGTCGACGCCCAGGAGGCCCGCCGCATCCTCGACCGGTTGTACGGCTACGAGGTCTCCCCGGTGCTGTGGAAGAAAGTCATGCCGAGGCTCTCGGCGGGCCGGGTGCAGTCCGTGGCGACCCGGATCGTGGTCGAGCGGGAACGCCAGCGGATGGCGTTCCGCACCGCGGAGTACTGGGACATCCTCGCCACCCTGGCGGTGGCGAAGCCGGGCGAGGGCCCACGCCACTTCAACGCCACCCTGGTCGCCCTGAACGGCGACCGGATCGCCACCGGCAAGGACTTCGAGCCGACCACCGGCAAGGTACGGCCCGGCGCGGGCGTGGTGCACCTCGACGAGAGCGGGGCCCGTGGGCTGGCGGCCCGGCTCGACGGGCGGCCGTTCACCGTCACCCGGGTCGAGGAGAAGCCCTACCGTCGTCGCCCGTACGCGCCGTTCATCACCTCCACCCTGCAGCAGGAGGCGGCCCGCAAGATGCGGTTCTCGTCGCAGCAGACGATGCGCACCGCGCAGCGGCTCTACGAGAACGGCTACATCACCTACATGCGTACCGACTCGGTGAACCTGTCGGAGACCGCCATCGCGGCGGCCCGCCGGCAGATCGTCGAGCTGTACGGCGAGCGCAGCGTGCCGCCGGAGCCGCGCCGCTACACCGGCAAGGTGAAGAACGCCCAGGAGGCGCACGAGGCGATCCGCCCGGCGGGGGACAACTTCCGCACCCCGGGCGACGTGGCCAAGGAGCTGTCCGGCGAGGAGTTCAAGCTCTACGAGCTGATCTGGCGGCGCACCATCGCCTCGCAGATGACCGACGCGGTCGGCTCCAGCGTCTCGGTGCGCATCCGGGCGGTCTCCGCCGCCCAGGAGGAGGCGGACTTCGGCGCGACCGGCAAGACCATCACCGACCCGGGCTTCCTGCGCGCGTACGTCGAGTCCAGCGACGACGAGAACGCCGAGGCGGAGGACGCCGAGCGTCGACTGCCCACCCTGGTCAAGGACCAGCCGCTGACCGCCGACGAGCTGGCCGCGCAGGGCCACCACACCCAGCCGCCGTCGCGGTACACCGAGGCGTCGCTGGTGAAGTCGCTGGAGGAACTGGGCATCGGCCGCCCGTCGACGTACGCGTCGATCATGCAGACGATCCAGGACCGGGGCTACGTCACCAAGCGCGGCCAGGCGATGATCCCGACGTTCCTGGCGTTCGCGGTGATCGGGCTGATGGAACGGCACTACCCGCGCCTGATCGACTACGACTTCACCGCCAGCATGGAAAACGAGCTGGACGAGATCGCCGGGGGCGACCACGCCGCCGTCGACTTCCTCACCGCGTTCTACTTCGGCAGCAGCAACGGCACCGGTGACCAGGCCATCGCCCACGCGGGCGGGCTGAAGAAGCTGGTCACCGAGGACATCAGCGAGATCGACGCGCGCAGCGTCAACTCGATCCCGCTGCACACCGACGACGAGGGGCGTGAGGTCGTCGTCCGGGTCGGCCGGTTCGGGCCGTACCTGCAGCGGTCGGTCCCCGGCGAGCAGCCGGCACCGAAGGTCGACGGCGAGGAGGGCGGCAGCCAGGGCGACCGGGCACCTATCCCGGAGGGGCTGGCCCCCGACGAGCTGACCCCGGAGAAGGTGCACGAGCTGTTCCTCGGCGGTGGCGGCGAGCGCAAGCTCGGCGACGACCCGGCCACCGGGGAACCGATCCTGCTCAAGTCCGGCCGGTTCGGCCCGTACGTCGCCAGCGGCGAGCGGAAGTCGTCCCTGCTGCGGACGCAGACGCCCGACTCGCTCACCCTCGACGAGGCGTTGAAGCTGCTCAGCCTGCCCCGGGTGCTCGGTGTTGCCCCGGACGGCGGCGAAGTGGTCGCCAACAACGGCCGCTACGGCCCGTACGTCAAGCGTGGTGACGAGTTCCGCTCGCTGGACTCGGAAGACAAGATGTTCACCGTCACCCTCGACGAGGCGCTGGCCCTGCTGGCCGCCCCGAAGACCCGCCAGCGTCGGGCCGCCGCGCCCCCGCTGCGCGAGATGGGCGTCGACCCGCTGACCGAGAAGCCACTGGTGATCAAGGACGGGCGGTTCGGGCCGTACGTCACCGACGGGGAGTTCAACGCGTCGCTGCGGCGCGGGCAGACCCCGGAGGAGCTGACCATCGCGCAGGCGTCCGAGATGCTGGCCGAGAAGCGGGCCAAGGGTCCCGCGCCGAAGAAGGCGGCGGCGAAGAAGACCGCAGCCAAGAAGGCCCCCGCCAAGAAGACGACGGCGACCAAGGCGACGGCGGCGAAGAAGACCGCCGCCGCGAAGTCCACGGTCGCCAAGAAGACCGCCACCGCCAAGGCCACCACGGCCAAGAAGGCCCCCGCCAAGAAGGCCACCCCCCGCAAGGCCACCACCGCCGCCGAGTAA
- a CDS encoding DNA polymerase III subunit delta': MPDVFADLVGQTDAVDTLRRAAASAAAVFRAAHLPAADTAADQEYDDLDALAAADAVVPAASGGAPAAAPGVVEASAAPDATAGPDVPAVDPTAGMTHAWIFTGPPGSGRSVAARAFAAALQCVHGTGCGACPGCHTTLTGTHADVRLVAPEGLSIGVGEMRALVLRAASTPSGGRWQVVIIEDADRLTEAAGNALLKAVEEPPPRTVFLLCAPSTHPEDISVTIRSRCRVVPLRQPSAAAVAEVLVRRDGVAPDVAQWVAAAAQGHVGRARRLARDPEARQRRDAVLAVPRRLTGVGTALDAASALIAAAEAEAEASVSETDAAERAALQTALGAGGTGRGAAGATRGSAGQLKELEKRQKSRATRAQRDALDRALVDLAGFYRDALTSAWRAPVAPVHTDTAALAEAGGQKWAPEGALRRLEAVLACRAAIEANVKPRIAVEAMMLSLWRG; encoded by the coding sequence ATGCCGGACGTCTTCGCCGACCTGGTCGGGCAGACCGACGCGGTCGACACGCTGCGCCGGGCCGCCGCGTCGGCCGCCGCCGTGTTCCGCGCCGCCCACCTCCCAGCCGCCGACACCGCCGCCGACCAGGAGTACGACGACCTGGACGCGCTGGCCGCCGCCGACGCCGTTGTTCCCGCCGCCTCCGGCGGTGCCCCGGCAGCCGCCCCCGGCGTGGTCGAGGCCTCTGCCGCCCCGGACGCGACGGCCGGCCCGGACGTGCCAGCCGTCGACCCGACCGCCGGGATGACCCACGCCTGGATCTTCACCGGCCCACCCGGCTCCGGTCGTTCGGTGGCCGCCCGTGCCTTCGCCGCCGCCCTCCAGTGCGTGCACGGCACCGGCTGCGGGGCCTGCCCCGGTTGCCACACCACGCTCACCGGCACCCACGCCGACGTCCGGCTGGTGGCCCCCGAGGGGCTCTCCATCGGCGTCGGCGAGATGCGCGCCCTGGTGCTCCGGGCGGCCAGCACCCCGTCCGGCGGACGCTGGCAGGTGGTGATCATCGAGGATGCCGACCGGCTCACCGAGGCGGCCGGCAACGCGCTGCTCAAGGCCGTCGAGGAGCCACCGCCCCGGACGGTCTTCCTGCTCTGCGCCCCGTCCACCCACCCGGAGGACATCTCGGTGACGATCCGGTCGCGGTGTCGGGTCGTACCGCTGCGGCAGCCCTCGGCGGCGGCGGTCGCCGAGGTGCTGGTCCGGCGGGACGGTGTCGCGCCCGACGTGGCGCAGTGGGTGGCCGCCGCCGCGCAGGGACACGTCGGGCGGGCCCGGCGGCTGGCCCGCGACCCGGAGGCGCGCCAGCGCCGGGACGCGGTGCTGGCGGTGCCGCGCCGGCTGACCGGGGTGGGCACCGCGCTGGACGCGGCGTCGGCGCTGATCGCGGCGGCCGAGGCGGAGGCCGAGGCGTCGGTGTCGGAGACCGATGCGGCCGAGCGGGCCGCGTTGCAGACCGCGCTGGGCGCGGGCGGCACCGGCCGGGGCGCGGCGGGCGCGACCCGCGGCTCCGCCGGCCAGCTCAAGGAGCTGGAGAAGCGGCAGAAGTCCCGGGCCACCCGGGCGCAGCGGGACGCCCTGGACCGGGCCCTGGTGGACCTGGCCGGGTTCTACCGGGACGCGCTCACCTCGGCGTGGCGCGCGCCGGTCGCCCCGGTGCACACCGACACCGCCGCGCTGGCCGAGGCGGGCGGGCAGAAGTGGGCCCCCGAGGGCGCGCTGCGTCGGCTGGAGGCGGTGCTGGCGTGCCGGGCGGCGATCGAGGCGAACGTCAAACCGCGCATCGCCGTGGAGGCGATGATGCTCTCCCTCTGGCGGGGCTGA
- a CDS encoding D-arabinono-1,4-lactone oxidase encodes MAGTATAWSNWAGNQHSVATAILRPTTVEDIAEAVLDVAGAGERIRVVGSGHSFTPIALSDGRRMELSALRTEVRVDRDARLVTVPAGTTLRALNALLAGHGLAMPNLGDIDAQTIAGAISTGTHGTGAAYGCLSTFVEALTMVTGTGEVLHCSAREHPEIFAAARVGLGALGVLVDVTLRCVDAFTLRAHERPAPLDEVLGDLPGLVGRHDHVEFYWFPYTDRVQVKTNDRVPADDRPLPRWRGWLDDDFLANTVFAGACRLGRAVPALAPAISAVSARALTERTYTGRSDTVFCTPRRVRFVEMEYGIPRAALPQALAELRRIVDRLPFKVLFPVEVRFTAADDIWLSHGYGRDSAYLAVHQYVGMPHEPYFRAFEEVAAGLGGRPHWGKLHYRDAASLATAYPRFADFQDLRARLDPGRVLTNPHLDHILGP; translated from the coding sequence ATGGCCGGTACCGCCACCGCTTGGTCCAACTGGGCCGGCAACCAGCACAGCGTCGCCACCGCCATCCTGCGCCCTACCACCGTCGAGGACATAGCCGAGGCGGTCCTGGACGTGGCGGGCGCGGGTGAGCGGATCCGGGTGGTCGGCAGCGGCCACTCGTTCACCCCCATCGCCCTGTCGGACGGGCGGCGGATGGAGTTGTCCGCGCTGCGGACCGAGGTCCGGGTGGACCGCGACGCCCGGCTGGTCACCGTGCCCGCCGGGACGACCCTGCGGGCGCTCAACGCGCTGCTCGCCGGGCACGGCCTGGCCATGCCCAACCTGGGCGACATCGACGCGCAGACCATCGCCGGGGCGATCTCCACAGGCACCCACGGCACCGGCGCCGCGTACGGCTGCCTGTCCACCTTCGTCGAGGCGCTCACCATGGTCACCGGCACCGGTGAGGTGCTGCACTGCTCGGCCCGGGAGCACCCGGAGATCTTCGCCGCCGCCCGGGTCGGGCTGGGGGCGCTCGGGGTGCTGGTGGACGTCACGCTGCGCTGCGTGGACGCCTTCACCCTGCGCGCGCACGAACGGCCCGCCCCGCTGGACGAGGTGCTGGGCGACCTGCCCGGACTCGTCGGCCGACACGACCACGTCGAGTTCTACTGGTTCCCGTACACCGACCGGGTTCAGGTCAAGACCAACGACCGGGTGCCGGCCGACGACCGGCCGCTGCCCCGCTGGCGGGGCTGGCTGGACGACGACTTCCTCGCCAACACGGTCTTCGCCGGGGCCTGCCGGCTGGGCCGCGCCGTGCCGGCGCTGGCCCCCGCCATCAGCGCGGTGTCCGCCCGGGCGCTCACCGAGCGCACCTACACCGGGCGCTCCGACACCGTCTTCTGCACCCCGCGCCGGGTCCGCTTCGTGGAGATGGAGTACGGCATCCCGCGCGCCGCCCTGCCGCAGGCGCTGGCGGAGCTGCGGCGCATCGTCGACCGGCTGCCGTTCAAGGTGCTCTTCCCGGTCGAGGTGCGGTTCACCGCCGCCGACGACATCTGGCTGTCCCACGGCTACGGACGCGACTCGGCCTACCTCGCCGTGCACCAGTACGTCGGCATGCCGCACGAACCGTACTTCCGGGCCTTCGAGGAGGTCGCCGCCGGGCTGGGTGGCCGCCCCCACTGGGGAAAGCTGCACTACCGGGACGCGGCCTCCCTGGCGACCGCGTACCCGAGGTTCGCCGACTTCCAGGACCTCCGCGCCCGCCTCGACCCCGGCCGGGTCCTCACCAACCCGCACCTGGACCACATCCTCGGCCCCTAA
- a CDS encoding amino acid deaminase/aldolase: MVIDSDTLRERLDKATAHLDPPYAVVDLTAYDANAAALAARSAGKPVRAASKSIRARELLTRALGQPGWAGVMAFTLAEANWLVRSGATDDALVAYPTADRGALAELAADPQLAAAVTLMIDSTGQLDLIDTVCPPGRRPELRVCLDLDASWRPLRGRVHVGVRRSPVHSARAAGALAAAVGRRAGFRLVGLMSYEAQIAGLGDAPPGQAVLSAAIRIAQRGSYRELLARRGAAVTAVREHADLEFVNGGGTGSVAATSADPSVTEVTAGSGLYGPTLFDAYRAWRPAPAAFFACAVVRRPTPQIATVLGGGWIASGPAAKSRLPRPWLPAGLALVGSEGAGEVQTPLTGAAAADLRIGDRVWFRHAKAGELCERVNELHLVDGDTVVATVPTYRGEGRAFL, encoded by the coding sequence GTGGTCATCGACAGCGACACCCTGCGCGAACGCCTCGACAAGGCGACCGCCCACCTCGACCCGCCCTACGCCGTGGTGGACCTCACCGCCTACGACGCCAACGCCGCCGCGCTGGCCGCCCGTAGCGCCGGCAAACCGGTCCGCGCCGCCAGCAAGTCCATCCGGGCGCGCGAGCTGCTCACCCGGGCGCTCGGGCAGCCCGGCTGGGCCGGCGTGATGGCCTTCACCCTGGCCGAGGCGAACTGGCTGGTCCGCTCCGGCGCGACCGACGACGCGCTGGTGGCGTACCCGACCGCCGATCGGGGAGCGCTCGCCGAGCTGGCCGCCGACCCGCAGCTCGCCGCGGCGGTCACCCTCATGATCGACAGCACCGGGCAACTGGACCTGATCGACACGGTGTGCCCCCCGGGCCGCCGCCCCGAGCTGCGGGTCTGCCTCGACCTGGACGCCTCCTGGCGACCCCTGCGCGGGCGGGTGCACGTCGGGGTGCGCCGCTCGCCGGTGCACAGTGCCCGGGCCGCCGGCGCGCTGGCCGCCGCCGTCGGCCGTCGGGCCGGCTTCCGGCTGGTCGGTCTGATGTCGTACGAGGCACAGATCGCCGGTCTCGGGGACGCCCCGCCCGGACAGGCCGTGCTCAGCGCCGCGATCCGGATCGCCCAGCGCGGGTCGTACCGGGAACTGCTGGCCCGCCGGGGGGCGGCGGTCACCGCCGTCCGCGAACACGCCGACCTGGAGTTCGTCAACGGCGGCGGCACCGGCAGCGTGGCCGCCACCAGCGCCGACCCCTCAGTCACCGAGGTCACCGCCGGCTCGGGCCTGTACGGGCCGACGCTGTTCGACGCGTACCGGGCCTGGCGGCCGGCCCCGGCGGCGTTCTTCGCCTGCGCGGTGGTCCGCCGGCCGACCCCGCAGATCGCGACGGTGCTCGGCGGCGGCTGGATCGCCTCCGGCCCGGCGGCGAAGAGCCGGCTGCCCCGACCCTGGCTGCCGGCCGGGTTGGCACTGGTCGGCAGCGAGGGCGCGGGCGAGGTGCAGACCCCGCTCACCGGTGCCGCCGCAGCGGACCTGCGGATCGGCGACCGGGTGTGGTTCCGGCACGCCAAGGCCGGCGAACTCTGCGAACGGGTCAACGAACTGCACCTGGTCGACGGCGACACGGTCGTCGCCACGGTGCCCACCTACCGGGGCGAGGGCCGCGCCTTCCTCTGA
- a CDS encoding TetR family transcriptional regulator, giving the protein MLDACAELVDEVGYEGLTTTLLAERAEVAIGSVYQFFPDKRAIVQALTLRTMESYLQRLDERFASDDLTHWWDGVDAGIDEYISMHRTVPGFRTLHFGDVVDLHLLDEQRDNNGVIADQLARVLTERFGMIDEPRLRFCLEIAVEAADALIKLAFRRKPEGDERVLAEAKALIREYLHRHVEAPAGPVAQP; this is encoded by the coding sequence ATGTTGGACGCCTGTGCCGAGCTCGTCGACGAGGTGGGCTACGAGGGGTTGACCACCACGCTGCTCGCCGAGCGGGCCGAGGTGGCGATCGGGTCGGTCTACCAGTTCTTCCCGGACAAACGGGCGATCGTGCAGGCGTTGACCCTGCGCACCATGGAGTCCTACCTCCAGCGCCTCGACGAGCGGTTCGCCTCGGACGACCTGACCCACTGGTGGGACGGTGTCGACGCCGGGATCGACGAGTACATCTCCATGCACCGCACCGTCCCGGGCTTCCGGACCCTGCACTTCGGCGACGTGGTCGACCTGCACCTGCTCGACGAGCAGCGGGACAACAACGGCGTGATCGCCGACCAGTTGGCCCGGGTGCTCACCGAACGGTTCGGCATGATCGACGAGCCGCGCCTACGGTTCTGCCTGGAGATCGCCGTCGAGGCCGCCGACGCCCTGATCAAGCTGGCGTTCCGCCGCAAGCCGGAGGGCGACGAGCGGGTCCTCGCCGAGGCCAAGGCGCTCATCCGCGAATACCTGCACCGGCACGTCGAGGCCCCGGCCGGGCCCGTCGCCCAGCCTTAG